The Mesorhizobium sp. NBSH29 genome has a segment encoding these proteins:
- a CDS encoding DUF2065 domain-containing protein, whose amino-acid sequence MSDFLVAAGLVLVFEGLIYCGFPGVAKRLAADVTTTPEQALRVGGLVAIVLGVGVVWLVRR is encoded by the coding sequence GTGAGTGACTTTCTGGTTGCAGCAGGTCTGGTCCTCGTTTTCGAGGGCCTGATCTATTGCGGCTTTCCCGGAGTTGCCAAGCGCCTGGCCGCCGACGTGACCACAACGCCCGAGCAGGCGTTGCGTGTTGGCGGTCTGGTTGCAATCGTGCTTGGGGTGGGCGTGGTGTGGCTGGTGCGTAGATAG
- the hflC gene encoding protease modulator HflC translates to MANRLPIFAVIAAVILMLLYSAIFVVNAKQQAIVLRFGEIVDVKTEPGIYFKAPFGFLDADNVQMIDKRVLRFDLDDIRVQVSGGKFYDVDAFMAYRISDARRFRQAVSGDISLAEARLRTRFDAALRRVYGLRGFESALSEERASMMREVRDQLRPDATSLGLEIEDVRIRRTDLTQDVSQQTFERMSAERLAEAERLRARGREAAQRIQARADREVVETVAEARKESEILRGEGEAERNAAFANAFQRDPEFFEFYRSMNAYTEALQDTGTTMVLSPDSEFFRFFRSAKGGAAPTPTPATAQ, encoded by the coding sequence ATGGCAAACCGCCTTCCCATCTTCGCGGTCATAGCGGCCGTAATCCTGATGCTGCTTTATTCGGCTATCTTTGTGGTCAACGCGAAGCAGCAGGCCATTGTCCTGCGCTTCGGTGAGATCGTCGACGTGAAGACCGAGCCTGGCATCTATTTCAAGGCACCGTTCGGCTTTCTGGATGCCGACAATGTGCAAATGATTGACAAGCGTGTCCTGCGTTTCGACCTTGACGATATCCGCGTGCAGGTCTCGGGCGGCAAGTTCTATGATGTGGATGCATTTATGGCGTACCGCATTTCCGATGCTCGCCGTTTCCGTCAGGCCGTCTCGGGCGATATCAGCCTTGCCGAGGCGCGGCTCCGTACCCGTTTTGATGCAGCGCTGCGCCGTGTCTACGGTCTGCGTGGTTTTGAATCGGCACTGTCAGAAGAGCGTGCGTCGATGATGCGCGAGGTGCGTGACCAGTTGCGCCCGGATGCAACCTCGCTCGGTCTCGAGATAGAGGATGTGCGTATTCGCCGTACCGACCTGACGCAGGATGTTTCACAGCAAACGTTCGAGCGTATGAGTGCGGAGCGTCTTGCCGAGGCCGAGAGGCTACGCGCCCGCGGTCGTGAAGCAGCACAGCGTATCCAGGCACGTGCTGACCGCGAAGTCGTGGAAACTGTTGCCGAAGCACGCAAGGAATCCGAAATCCTTCGCGGTGAGGGTGAAGCCGAGCGCAACGCCGCGTTCGCCAATGCTTTCCAGCGCGACCCGGAATTCTTTGAGTTCTATCGCTCGATGAACGCCTATACCGAGGCATTGCAGGACACGGGCACGACGATGGTTCTGTCGCCGGATTCGGAGTTCTTCCGGTTCTTCCGGAGCGCCAAAGGCGGTGCTGCTCCGACACCAACTCCGGCTACCGCGCAATAG